The stretch of DNA AATGCCGCGTGTAAAATCGCCACGCATTGGTAAGAAATACAATTTAAGTTCGAAATTTGTATTCAATAGTTCTAAAGTTTGATAAATTTCCCCCTCGTGCTGATGTGAAAATTCTTTATAAAAAGATACATTGTTGTTTCGCCAACTAAAATGTGTAGAAGGCAAAAGACTTTGTCCTGCACCGGTTGAACCGGTAATCGCATTGACATGAATAGCGGACTTTATTTCTTTTTCTGCAGCTAAAGGCAATAAGGCTAACTGAATCGCCGTCGCAAAACACCCAGGATTGGCTATATTTTTGGCTTGTTGAATATCTGTTTTATTGTATTCTGGTAATCCGTATACAAACTTTCTGTTTTTATAAATATGGTCTTTTTCTAGTCGGAAATCATTGCTTAGATCGATAATAACCGTTTGATCTGAGTAGGTATTTTTTGAAAGGAACTCGGCAGATTTCCCATGTCCTAAACACAAAAATACCACATCGGCATTGTGATCTATCGTGTCTGAAAAATAGATTTCTGTTTCGCCCAACAAATCATCATGCACTTTGACGATTGGGTTTCCGGCGTTCGAGGTACTGTATACCGAAGTGATTTCTACCATCGGGTGATGCAATAAGATGCGCAAAAGTTCTCCTGCTGTGTATCCTGCTCCACCTACAATGCTTACGGTTATTTTGTTTTTCATGTGTTGTTTATTATTGTGTTTTTGTTGGATAAGCTATTTACAAGAAAGTGAGTTCAATTGAATGAACTCACTTTAACCAATCAATTAATCGAAGCTATGAACTATTTTTAATTGATTCCCGAATATTTTAATAAATCCTCTTGCATCTCTCGAATCCCATGCTTCATTTTCTTCTCCGTATGTTGCTACTTTTGATTGCATCATGTCATACGGTGATTCGATTCCGATCATAGAGAAATGATACGGATTCAGTTGTACTTTTACCTTACCAGTGACATGATTTTGCGATGACTCTAAGAATGCTTCGATATCTCTCATGACAGGATCCAAATATTGAGCTTCATGTAACAAAGTCCCGTACCAGTTTGCCAAAGTATCTTTGTGCAATAATTGCCATCTAGTAAGGGTGTGTTTTTCTAGTAAATGATGAGCTTTGATGAGTAGATGAGCTGCAGGTGCTTCGAAACCAACTCGTCCTTTGATTCCTAATATGGTATCACCAACATGTATGTCTCTCCCGATAGCGTATTCTCCACCAATTTCATTGAGTTTTTGAATTAATTCTACTGCTGTTAATTTTTCACCATTGAGAGCCGTTGGGATTCCTTTCTCAAACTCTATCTCTATAACGGATGGTTCTGTTTTGGATAATTGAGTCGGATAGGCTTCTTCTGGTAATGGCTGATCTGACGTAAGGGTTTCTACGCCTCCTACCGAGGTTCCCCAAATACCTTTATTGATAGAGTATTTGGCTTTTTCCCAACTGTAATGAACTCCTTTTGATTGTAAATAATCTACCTCTTGTTGGCGAGATAACTTCTCGTCTCGGATTGGAGTAATTATTTTCGACTGTGGGGATATAACTGCGAAAGCAAGATCGAACCGAATTTGATCGTTCCCAGCTCCGGTA from Weeksella virosa DSM 16922 encodes:
- the argC gene encoding N-acetyl-gamma-glutamyl-phosphate reductase produces the protein MKNKITVSIVGGAGYTAGELLRILLHHPMVEITSVYSTSNAGNPIVKVHDDLLGETEIYFSDTIDHNADVVFLCLGHGKSAEFLSKNTYSDQTVIIDLSNDFRLEKDHIYKNRKFVYGLPEYNKTDIQQAKNIANPGCFATAIQLALLPLAAEKEIKSAIHVNAITGSTGAGQSLLPSTHFSWRNNNVSFYKEFSHQHEGEIYQTLELLNTNFELKLYFLPMRGDFTRGILAGVYLETDLSETEAVELYQNYYQNHPFTIVSDADIALKQVVNTNKCLLNIKKEGKVLLITSVIDNLTKGAAGQAVQNMNLIFGWDETLGLQLKPVAF
- the argG gene encoding argininosuccinate synthase, with the protein product MSKKAVLAYSGGLDTSYCLVNLTQEQGMEMHTVIVNTGGFSKEELKEIEKRAYELGSAKHVTIDITEKYFTDCIRFLIYGNVLKNNTYPLSVSAERMFQSIAIAEYAKEIDAEYIVHGSTGAGNDQIRFDLAFAVISPQSKIITPIRDEKLSRQQEVDYLQSKGVHYSWEKAKYSINKGIWGTSVGGVETLTSDQPLPEEAYPTQLSKTEPSVIEIEFEKGIPTALNGEKLTAVELIQKLNEIGGEYAIGRDIHVGDTILGIKGRVGFEAPAAHLLIKAHHLLEKHTLTRWQLLHKDTLANWYGTLLHEAQYLDPVMRDIEAFLESSQNHVTGKVKVQLNPYHFSMIGIESPYDMMQSKVATYGEENEAWDSRDARGFIKIFGNQLKIVHSFD